A genome region from Pseudomonas sp. N3-W includes the following:
- the gltB gene encoding glutamate synthase large subunit, which produces MKAGLYQPDEFKDNCGFGLIAHMQGEPSHTLLQTAIEALTCMTHRGGINADGKTGDGCGLLIQKPDVFLRAIAQETFGVEMPKQYAVGMVFFNQDPVKAQAARENMNREILAEGLTLIGWRKVPIDTSVLGRLALERLPQIEQVYIGGEGLSDQDMAIKLFSARRRSSVANAADVDHYICSFSHKTIIYKGLMMPADLTAFYPDLSDQRLQTSICVFHQRFSTNTLPKWPLAQPFRFLAHNGEINTITGNRNWAQARRTKFTNDLMDLEELGPLVNRVGSDSSSMDNMLELMVTGGIDLFRGVRMIIPPAWQNVETMDPDLRAFYEYNSMHMEPWDGPAGVVMTDGRYAVCLLDRNGLRPARWVTTKNGFITLASEIGVWNYQPEDVIAKGRVGPGQIFAVDTETGQILDTDAIDNRLKSRHPYKQWLRKNALRIQATMEDNDHGSAFYDVDQLKQYMKMYQVTFEERDQVLRPLGEQGYEAVGSMGDDTPMAVLSQRVRTPYDYFRQQFAQVTNPPIDPLREAIVMSLEICLGAERNIFQESPEHASRVILSSPVISPAKWRSLMNLDRPGFERQVIDLNYDESVGLEAAVRNVADQAEEAVRAGRTQIVLSDRHIAPGKLPIHASLATGAVHHRLTEKGLRCDSNILVETATARDPHHFAVLIGFGASAVYPFLAYEVLGDLIRTGEVLGDLYEVFKNYRKGITKGLLKILSKMGISTIASYRGAQLFEAIGLSEEVCELSFRGVPSRIKGARFVDIEAEQKALAAEAWSPRKPIQQGGLLKFVHGGEYHAYNPDVVNTLQAAVQQGDYSKFKEYTALVDNRPVSMIRDLFKVKTLETPLDISEIEPLESVLKRFDSAGISLGALSPEAHEALAEAMNRLGARSNSGEGGEDPARYGTIKSSKIKQVATGRFGVTPEYLVNAEVLQIKVAQGAKPGEGGQLPGGKVNGLIAKLRYAVPGVTLISPPPHHDIYSIEDLSQLIFDLKQVNPKALVSVKLVAEAGVGTIAAGVAKAYADLITISGYDGGTGASPLTSIKYAGAPWELGLAETHQTLRGNDLRGKVRVQTDGGLKTGLDVIKAAILGAESFGFGTAPMIALGCKYLRICHLNNCATGVATQNEKLRKDHYIGTVDMVINFFTYVAEETREWLAKLGVRSLEELIGRTDLLEILEGQTAKQQHLDLTPLLGSDHIPADKPQFCQVDRNPPFDKGLLAEKMVDMATSAINDMSGADFALDICNCDRSIGARISGEIARKHGNQGMAKAPITFRFKGTAGQSFGVWNAGGLNMYLEGDANDYVGKGMTGGKLVIVPPKGSAYKTQDSAIIGNTCLYGATGGKLFAAGTAGERFAVRNSGAHTVVEGTGDHCCEYMTGGFVCVLGKTGYNFGSGMTGGFAYVLDQDNTFVDRVNHELVEIQRISGEAMEAYRSHLQRVLDEYVTETDSEWGRNLAENLDDYLRRFWLVKPKAANLKSLLSSTRANPQ; this is translated from the coding sequence ATGAAAGCAGGTCTGTACCAACCAGATGAGTTCAAGGATAACTGCGGTTTCGGCCTGATAGCCCATATGCAGGGCGAGCCCAGTCATACCCTATTGCAAACGGCCATTGAGGCCCTGACCTGCATGACCCACCGCGGTGGGATCAACGCCGACGGCAAGACCGGTGACGGTTGTGGCTTGCTGATTCAAAAGCCGGACGTGTTCCTTCGGGCCATCGCCCAGGAAACCTTTGGCGTCGAAATGCCCAAGCAATACGCGGTGGGCATGGTCTTCTTCAATCAGGACCCGGTGAAAGCGCAAGCGGCTCGCGAGAACATGAACCGCGAGATCCTGGCTGAAGGCCTGACCCTGATCGGCTGGCGCAAAGTGCCCATCGACACCAGCGTCCTCGGCCGCCTGGCCCTGGAGCGCCTGCCGCAGATCGAGCAGGTGTACATCGGTGGCGAAGGCCTGAGCGATCAGGACATGGCGATCAAGCTGTTCAGCGCCCGTCGTCGCTCGTCCGTGGCCAACGCTGCCGACGTCGACCACTACATCTGCAGCTTTTCGCACAAGACCATCATTTACAAAGGCCTGATGATGCCGGCGGACCTGACCGCCTTCTATCCGGACCTCAGCGACCAGCGCCTGCAGACGTCGATCTGCGTGTTCCACCAGCGCTTCTCCACCAACACCCTGCCGAAATGGCCGCTGGCCCAGCCATTCCGCTTCCTCGCCCACAACGGCGAGATCAATACCATCACCGGCAACCGCAACTGGGCCCAGGCCCGTCGCACCAAGTTCACCAATGACCTGATGGATCTGGAAGAACTTGGCCCGCTGGTGAACCGCGTCGGCTCCGACTCCTCGAGCATGGATAACATGCTGGAGCTGATGGTCACCGGTGGCATCGACCTGTTCCGTGGCGTGCGGATGATCATTCCGCCTGCGTGGCAGAACGTCGAAACCATGGACCCGGATCTGCGCGCGTTCTACGAATACAACTCGATGCACATGGAACCGTGGGACGGCCCGGCCGGCGTGGTAATGACCGACGGTCGTTACGCGGTGTGCCTGCTCGACCGTAACGGCCTGCGCCCGGCGCGTTGGGTCACCACCAAGAACGGCTTCATCACCCTGGCCTCGGAAATCGGTGTCTGGAACTACCAGCCTGAAGACGTTATCGCCAAGGGCCGTGTCGGGCCTGGCCAGATCTTTGCCGTGGACACCGAAACCGGTCAGATCCTCGACACCGACGCCATCGACAACCGTTTGAAGTCCCGTCATCCGTACAAGCAATGGCTGCGCAAGAATGCCCTGCGCATTCAAGCGACCATGGAAGACAACGATCACGGTTCGGCGTTCTACGACGTCGATCAGCTCAAGCAATACATGAAGATGTATCAGGTCACGTTCGAGGAGCGCGACCAGGTACTGCGTCCACTCGGCGAGCAAGGCTACGAAGCCGTCGGCTCGATGGGCGACGATACGCCGATGGCCGTGCTGTCCCAGCGCGTGCGCACGCCGTACGACTATTTCCGCCAGCAGTTCGCGCAGGTCACCAACCCGCCGATCGACCCGCTGCGTGAAGCCATCGTCATGTCGCTGGAAATCTGCCTCGGTGCCGAGCGCAACATCTTCCAGGAGTCGCCGGAACACGCCTCGCGGGTGATCCTCAGCTCGCCGGTCATTTCCCCGGCCAAGTGGCGCTCGCTGATGAACCTCGACCGTCCGGGCTTCGAACGCCAGGTGATCGACCTCAACTACGACGAAAGCGTCGGCCTCGAAGCGGCGGTGCGTAATGTCGCCGATCAGGCTGAAGAAGCTGTGCGTGCCGGTCGCACCCAGATCGTGCTGAGTGACCGTCACATCGCACCGGGCAAGCTGCCGATTCACGCCTCGCTCGCGACGGGCGCGGTGCACCATCGCCTGACCGAAAAAGGCCTGCGTTGCGATTCCAACATCCTTGTGGAAACCGCCACCGCTCGCGACCCGCATCACTTCGCCGTACTGATCGGCTTCGGCGCTTCTGCCGTTTATCCGTTCCTGGCCTATGAAGTGCTGGGCGACCTGATCCGTACCGGTGAAGTGCTGGGCGACCTCTATGAGGTGTTCAAGAACTACCGCAAGGGCATCACCAAAGGCTTGCTCAAGATCCTGTCGAAGATGGGCATCTCGACCATCGCTTCGTACCGTGGCGCGCAACTGTTCGAAGCCATCGGTCTGTCCGAAGAAGTGTGCGAACTGAGCTTCCGTGGTGTGCCAAGCCGCATCAAGGGTGCGCGTTTCGTCGACATCGAAGCCGAGCAGAAAGCCCTCGCCGCCGAAGCCTGGAGCCCGCGCAAGCCGATCCAGCAGGGCGGGCTGCTGAAGTTCGTCCACGGTGGCGAATATCACGCTTACAACCCGGACGTGGTCAACACCCTGCAAGCCGCTGTGCAGCAAGGCGACTACAGCAAGTTCAAGGAATACACGGCGCTGGTGGACAACCGTCCGGTGTCGATGATCCGCGACCTGTTCAAGGTCAAGACCCTTGAAACGCCGCTGGACATCAGCGAGATCGAACCGCTGGAGTCGGTGCTCAAGCGCTTCGACTCCGCCGGTATCTCGCTCGGCGCGCTGTCGCCGGAAGCCCACGAAGCCCTGGCCGAAGCCATGAACCGCCTCGGTGCGCGTTCCAACTCCGGCGAAGGTGGCGAAGACCCGGCACGTTACGGCACCATCAAGAGCTCGAAAATCAAGCAGGTCGCGACGGGACGTTTCGGTGTGACACCGGAATACCTGGTCAACGCCGAAGTGCTGCAGATCAAGGTCGCTCAGGGCGCCAAGCCCGGCGAAGGTGGTCAGTTGCCAGGCGGCAAGGTCAACGGTCTGATCGCCAAGCTGCGTTACGCAGTGCCGGGTGTGACCCTGATTTCGCCACCGCCGCACCACGACATCTATTCGATTGAAGACTTGTCGCAGCTGATTTTCGACCTGAAACAAGTCAACCCGAAAGCGCTGGTCTCGGTGAAGCTGGTAGCAGAAGCGGGCGTCGGCACCATCGCCGCCGGTGTGGCCAAGGCCTACGCGGACTTGATCACGATCTCCGGCTACGACGGCGGCACCGGTGCATCGCCGCTGACCTCGATCAAATACGCGGGCGCACCGTGGGAGCTCGGCCTGGCCGAAACCCACCAGACCCTGCGTGGCAACGACCTGCGCGGCAAAGTCCGGGTGCAGACTGACGGCGGCCTGAAAACCGGCCTCGACGTGATCAAGGCCGCCATCCTAGGCGCCGAGAGTTTCGGCTTCGGCACCGCGCCAATGATCGCCCTGGGCTGCAAATACCTGCGCATCTGCCACCTGAACAACTGCGCCACCGGCGTCGCCACTCAGAACGAGAAGCTGCGCAAGGACCACTACATCGGCACCGTCGACATGGTGATCAACTTCTTCACCTACGTCGCCGAAGAGACCCGTGAGTGGCTGGCCAAGCTGGGCGTGCGCTCCCTCGAAGAGCTGATCGGTCGTACCGATCTGCTGGAAATCCTCGAAGGCCAGACCGCCAAGCAACAACACCTGGACCTGACGCCGTTGCTCGGCAGCGATCACATCCCGGCAGACAAGCCTCAGTTCTGCCAGGTGGACCGCAACCCGCCGTTCGACAAAGGCCTGCTGGCCGAGAAAATGGTCGACATGGCCACGTCAGCCATCAACGACATGAGCGGCGCCGATTTTGCGCTGGATATCTGCAACTGCGACCGTTCGATCGGCGCGCGGATCTCCGGTGAAATCGCCCGCAAACATGGCAACCAGGGCATGGCGAAAGCGCCGATCACCTTCCGCTTCAAAGGCACCGCTGGGCAGAGCTTCGGCGTGTGGAACGCTGGCGGCCTGAACATGTACCTCGAAGGCGACGCCAACGACTACGTCGGCAAAGGCATGACCGGCGGCAAACTGGTCATCGTTCCGCCCAAGGGCAGCGCCTACAAGACGCAGGACAGTGCAATCATCGGCAACACCTGCCTCTACGGCGCGACCGGTGGCAAGCTGTTCGCGGCGGGCACGGCGGGCGAGCGTTTTGCGGTGCGCAACTCCGGTGCTCACACCGTGGTTGAAGGCACGGGCGATCACTGCTGCGAGTACATGACCGGTGGTTTCGTCTGCGTTCTGGGCAAGACCGGTTACAACTTCGGCTCAGGCATGACCGGTGGTTTCGCCTATGTGCTCGACCAGGACAACACCTTCGTTGACCGGGTCAACCACGAACTGGTGGAAATCCAGCGGATCAGCGGCGAAGCGATGGAAGCTTATCGCAGCCACCTGCAACGCGTGCTGGACGAATACGTCACGGAAACCGACAGCGAATGGGGTCGCAACCTCGCTGAAAACCTCGACGACTACCTGCGCCGTTTCTGGCTGGTCAAGCCCAAGGCTGCCAACCTGAAATCGTTGCTTTCCAGCACCCGTGCCAATCCGCAGTGA
- a CDS encoding FAD-dependent oxidoreductase — MAERLNNDFQFIDVGRKDPKKKLLRQRKKEFVEIYEPFKPQHSADQAHRCLGCGNPYCEWKCPVHNFIPNWLKLVAEGNILQAAELSHQTNTLPEVCGRVCPQDRLCEGACTLNDGFGAVTIGSVEKYITDTAFAMGWRPDMSKVIPTGKRVAVIGAGPAGLGCADVLVRGGVTPVVFDKNPEIGGLLTFGIPEFKLEKTVLSNRREVFTGMGIEFRLNTEVGKDVTLSQLLEEYDAVFMGMGTYTYMKGGFAGEDLPGVHDALDFLIANVNRNLGFEKSPADFVDMKGKKVVVLGGGDTAMDCNRTSIRQGAKSVTCAYRRDEANMPGSRKEVKNAKEEGVKFLYNRQPIAIVGEDKVEGVKVVETRLGEPDARGRRSPEPIPGSEEIIPADAVVIAFGFRPSPAPWFEQFSIQTDSQGRVVAPEQGQYKHQTSNPKIFAGGDMVRGSDLVVTAIFEGRNAAEGILDYLGV; from the coding sequence ATGGCTGAACGTCTGAATAACGACTTCCAGTTCATCGACGTCGGGCGCAAAGATCCGAAGAAGAAACTGTTGCGTCAACGCAAGAAAGAGTTCGTGGAAATCTACGAACCGTTCAAACCCCAGCACTCGGCCGATCAGGCCCACCGCTGCCTGGGTTGCGGTAACCCGTATTGCGAATGGAAGTGCCCGGTGCACAACTTCATTCCCAACTGGCTGAAGCTGGTGGCCGAGGGCAACATCCTCCAGGCCGCCGAGCTGTCACACCAGACCAACACCCTGCCGGAAGTCTGTGGCCGGGTGTGCCCGCAGGATCGTCTGTGCGAGGGTGCCTGCACCCTCAACGACGGGTTTGGCGCGGTGACCATCGGTTCGGTCGAGAAGTACATCACCGACACCGCGTTCGCCATGGGCTGGCGCCCTGACATGTCCAAGGTCATACCGACCGGCAAGCGTGTCGCGGTGATCGGCGCCGGGCCTGCGGGCCTGGGCTGTGCCGACGTGCTGGTGCGCGGTGGCGTGACCCCGGTGGTGTTCGACAAGAACCCGGAAATCGGTGGCCTGCTGACCTTCGGCATCCCCGAGTTCAAGCTGGAAAAGACCGTGCTGAGCAATCGTCGCGAAGTCTTCACCGGCATGGGCATCGAGTTCCGCCTGAACACCGAAGTCGGCAAGGATGTGACCCTCTCGCAACTGCTCGAAGAATACGATGCCGTGTTCATGGGCATGGGCACCTACACCTACATGAAGGGCGGCTTTGCCGGTGAGGACCTGCCGGGCGTGCATGACGCGCTCGACTTCCTGATCGCCAACGTCAACCGCAACCTGGGCTTTGAAAAGTCGCCGGCCGATTTCGTCGACATGAAAGGCAAGAAGGTCGTGGTACTGGGCGGCGGCGACACGGCGATGGACTGCAACCGGACCTCGATTCGCCAGGGCGCCAAGTCGGTGACCTGCGCTTATCGTCGTGACGAAGCGAACATGCCGGGCTCGCGCAAAGAGGTGAAGAACGCCAAGGAAGAAGGCGTGAAATTCCTCTACAACCGCCAGCCGATTGCGATTGTCGGTGAAGATAAGGTCGAAGGCGTGAAAGTGGTCGAGACCCGTCTCGGCGAACCGGACGCCCGTGGCCGTCGCAGCCCCGAGCCGATCCCGGGTTCCGAAGAGATCATCCCGGCCGACGCCGTGGTCATCGCTTTCGGTTTCCGCCCAAGCCCGGCGCCGTGGTTCGAGCAGTTCAGCATCCAGACCGACAGCCAGGGCCGCGTCGTGGCGCCGGAACAGGGTCAATACAAACACCAGACCAGCAACCCGAAAATCTTCGCCGGTGGCGATATGGTGCGCGGTTCCGACCTGGTGGTGACGGCGATCTTCGAAGGCCGTAATGCGGCTGAAGGGATTCTGGATTACCTGGGGGTCTAA
- the hemE gene encoding uroporphyrinogen decarboxylase, which yields MTALKNDRFLRALLKQPVDVTPVWMMRQAGRYLPEYRASRAKAGDFMSLCMNPEFACEVTMQPLDRYPQLDAAILFSDILTIPDAMGQGLYFETGEGPRFKKVVSTMADIEALPIPDPHKDLGYVMDAVSTIRRELNGRVPLIGFSGSPWTLATYMVEGGSSKDFRKTKAMLYDNPQAMHLLLDKLAQSVTSYLNGQIMAGAQAVQIFDTWGGNLSAAAYQEFSLAYMRKIVSGLIREHEGRKVPVILFTKNGGLWLESIADVGADALGLDWTCDIGNARDRVGNKVALQGNMDPTVLYAKPEAIRTEVGRILASYGKGSGHVFNLGHGITPEVDPEHAGAFLRAVHELSAQYHE from the coding sequence ATGACTGCCCTCAAGAACGACCGTTTCCTTCGTGCCCTGCTCAAGCAACCCGTGGACGTCACCCCCGTGTGGATGATGCGTCAGGCCGGTCGCTACCTGCCTGAATACCGCGCCAGCCGCGCCAAGGCCGGCGACTTCATGAGCCTGTGCATGAACCCGGAGTTCGCTTGCGAAGTCACCATGCAGCCCCTCGACCGCTATCCACAACTGGACGCGGCGATCCTCTTCTCCGACATCCTGACCATCCCCGATGCGATGGGCCAGGGCCTGTACTTCGAAACCGGCGAAGGTCCGCGCTTCAAGAAAGTCGTCAGCACGATGGCCGATATCGAAGCCCTGCCGATTCCTGATCCGCACAAAGACCTGGGCTACGTAATGGACGCGGTCAGCACCATTCGCCGCGAACTGAACGGCCGTGTGCCGCTGATCGGCTTCTCCGGCAGCCCATGGACCCTGGCTACCTACATGGTCGAAGGCGGCTCGTCGAAAGACTTCCGCAAGACCAAGGCCATGCTCTACGACAACCCGCAAGCCATGCACCTGCTGCTCGATAAACTGGCGCAGTCGGTCACCAGCTACCTCAACGGCCAGATCATGGCCGGTGCGCAAGCGGTGCAGATCTTCGACACCTGGGGCGGCAATCTGTCGGCGGCGGCGTATCAGGAATTCTCGCTGGCCTACATGCGCAAAATCGTCAGCGGCCTGATCCGCGAACACGAAGGCCGCAAAGTACCGGTGATCCTGTTCACCAAGAACGGCGGCCTGTGGCTGGAAAGCATCGCCGACGTCGGCGCGGATGCCCTCGGCCTGGACTGGACTTGCGACATCGGCAACGCCCGTGATCGCGTCGGCAACAAAGTCGCCCTGCAAGGCAACATGGACCCGACCGTGCTGTACGCCAAGCCAGAAGCGATTCGCACCGAAGTCGGGCGCATCCTCGCCAGCTACGGCAAGGGCAGCGGTCACGTGTTCAACCTCGGCCATGGCATCACCCCGGAAGTCGATCCGGAACACGCAGGTGCGTTCCTGCGTGCGGTGCATGAGTTGTCGGCTCAGTATCACGAGTAA
- the gbpA gene encoding N-acetylglucosamine-binding protein GbpA codes for MRKSISSAGMLAGCASSLGLLATLLASQQVAAHGYITDPPERAYDCRLGLNTNCGGAQYEPHSVGEGPKGFPAAGPADGKIPSAGNSSFSEMDIQTATRWHLNEIKNRTIEFAWFYTAAHKTTRWEYFITKTGWNPNQPLTRASFDATPFCTVQANGGVPIDGAAGGSGPGKEKHKCTIPADRTGHHVILGVWTVDDTASAFHKVIDVNITADGGPGPVDGWNDVGNITPTRTLHIGDKVNARAFVGGAESPEYSVGITVESTEEGLPQNWSYKLAQKVNATQKLIRAGVRDAENNIEPVKGPNGLYAKIESGVTSYQLQTEMVGDPDAYLHFHNIATEYVLDKGKANVDFTVMTNRELTVEATVVDAANKQVGYSKQLVNATTAPISVQVTGSPGAHQVLLVGSSKDGRINLQDTKHIEMTGEAGGGDHDFEFPNGIAGYKAGTKVLQPKNGKVYECKPFPYEGWCKTYNPTANQYEPGIGSNWQDAWIAR; via the coding sequence ATGAGAAAAAGTATTTCATCAGCGGGAATGTTGGCGGGGTGTGCATCCTCGTTGGGTCTGTTGGCCACACTGTTGGCTTCACAACAAGTAGCCGCTCACGGTTACATCACCGATCCACCCGAGCGTGCATATGATTGCCGACTGGGCCTTAATACCAATTGCGGTGGCGCACAATACGAACCGCACAGTGTGGGTGAGGGGCCTAAAGGTTTCCCGGCTGCGGGCCCGGCCGATGGCAAGATCCCCAGCGCCGGTAACAGCTCGTTCTCCGAGATGGACATTCAGACAGCCACCCGCTGGCATCTGAATGAAATCAAGAACCGCACCATCGAGTTTGCCTGGTTCTATACCGCAGCCCATAAGACCACTCGTTGGGAATACTTCATCACCAAAACCGGCTGGAACCCGAATCAGCCGCTCACGCGCGCGTCGTTCGATGCCACGCCGTTCTGCACCGTGCAGGCCAACGGTGGTGTGCCGATTGACGGCGCCGCCGGTGGCAGTGGTCCCGGGAAAGAGAAACACAAGTGCACCATCCCTGCTGATCGCACCGGGCACCACGTCATTCTTGGCGTGTGGACGGTCGATGACACAGCCTCCGCCTTCCACAAAGTCATTGACGTGAACATCACGGCCGACGGCGGTCCGGGACCTGTTGATGGCTGGAACGATGTGGGCAACATCACGCCGACCAGAACCCTGCACATCGGCGACAAGGTCAATGCCCGTGCGTTTGTAGGCGGTGCCGAGAGCCCTGAATACAGCGTCGGGATCACGGTCGAGTCGACTGAAGAAGGCTTGCCACAGAACTGGTCGTACAAACTGGCGCAAAAGGTCAACGCGACCCAGAAGCTGATACGTGCCGGCGTGCGTGATGCTGAAAACAATATCGAGCCGGTCAAGGGTCCAAATGGGCTGTACGCCAAGATTGAAAGTGGCGTGACCAGCTATCAGTTGCAAACGGAGATGGTGGGCGATCCCGACGCTTACCTGCACTTCCATAACATCGCCACCGAGTATGTGTTGGACAAAGGCAAGGCGAATGTCGACTTCACGGTCATGACCAACCGCGAACTGACGGTTGAAGCCACGGTGGTGGATGCGGCCAACAAACAAGTCGGTTATTCAAAACAACTGGTCAACGCCACAACCGCGCCAATCAGCGTCCAGGTGACCGGCTCGCCAGGTGCACACCAGGTGCTGCTGGTAGGCAGCAGCAAGGATGGCCGGATCAATCTGCAAGACACCAAGCACATTGAAATGACCGGTGAAGCGGGCGGCGGCGATCATGATTTTGAATTCCCTAACGGGATCGCCGGTTACAAGGCCGGCACCAAAGTGCTGCAGCCAAAGAACGGCAAAGTGTATGAGTGCAAACCATTCCCGTATGAGGGCTGGTGCAAGACTTACAACCCGACGGCCAATCAGTACGAGCCAGGCATTGGCTCCAACTGGCAGGACGCCTGGATTGCCCGGTAA
- a CDS encoding cytochrome b, with the protein MNKKAGYSRPQVLLHWLSALIIVWALASGFYVALGDVSAATKNWIGFINVSVTTLYIPFFMARLYFLFAHGRPLPPGHGVLTGRLASAMHLALYVVVAVVLITGILMMDRPINIFDVVFIVQPPIRPQWAASFQVVHVQACVVLSVLVALHVAAVIKHEVSGERIIKRMSL; encoded by the coding sequence ATGAACAAGAAAGCAGGTTATTCAAGACCGCAAGTTCTGCTGCACTGGTTATCGGCATTGATCATCGTCTGGGCTCTGGCGAGCGGGTTCTATGTGGCCTTGGGTGATGTCTCGGCGGCGACAAAGAACTGGATTGGCTTCATCAATGTTTCAGTGACCACGCTGTACATCCCCTTTTTCATGGCCAGACTTTATTTTCTGTTTGCCCATGGTCGGCCATTACCCCCGGGCCATGGCGTACTGACCGGTCGTTTGGCGAGCGCCATGCACCTGGCCTTGTACGTTGTGGTAGCGGTGGTGTTGATCACCGGCATTTTAATGATGGACCGCCCGATCAATATTTTCGATGTCGTGTTCATCGTGCAGCCACCGATTCGTCCCCAGTGGGCCGCATCATTTCAGGTCGTCCATGTGCAGGCCTGCGTGGTGCTGAGTGTTTTGGTGGCGTTGCATGTTGCGGCGGTGATCAAGCATGAGGTTTCAGGGGAACGGATCATCAAGCGGATGTCGCTATGA
- a CDS encoding type II secretion system protein N: MLLLPLGYGCVLLWQERAWRDTLSVLENLPPAQASANNERASFNPDAIASLLGLVARESLARSTEALVLRASFVSSAGDSRALLAGTEGERTYRLGDTLPGGSVLRRIEVAQVVFWRNGREEVLPIEMSARRSLLPLESGSRAVPDTSATLYLQPTTDSGQSD; this comes from the coding sequence TTGCTGCTTCTACCGCTGGGCTATGGCTGTGTATTGCTCTGGCAGGAACGGGCCTGGCGCGACACGCTTTCCGTGCTGGAAAACCTGCCGCCTGCGCAGGCCTCCGCAAACAACGAGCGAGCGTCATTCAACCCAGACGCGATTGCTTCGCTGCTGGGGCTGGTGGCGCGGGAGTCATTGGCCCGTAGCACCGAGGCCCTGGTGCTGCGAGCCAGTTTTGTTTCCAGTGCCGGCGACTCGCGTGCCCTGTTGGCTGGCACGGAAGGCGAACGCACCTACAGGCTCGGCGACACTTTGCCCGGCGGCAGTGTGTTACGCCGCATCGAAGTGGCGCAAGTGGTGTTCTGGCGCAATGGCCGCGAAGAAGTGTTGCCCATCGAAATGTCGGCCAGGCGCTCGTTGTTGCCCCTCGAAAGCGGTTCGCGCGCTGTGCCTGACACCAGCGCCACCCTCTACCTCCAACCCACCACCGACAGTGGCCAAAGTGATTGA